One Pleuronectes platessa chromosome 20, fPlePla1.1, whole genome shotgun sequence DNA window includes the following coding sequences:
- the hhla2b.1 gene encoding CD276 antigen gives MSAIHTLACLLLWISFATQDKTPDATVTCFVSEECVLPCSFPPGSQETVEWFRQDVVVYKFEREDEEDEEDDEDDDDDSKSSSEEHLDFKQLSGRASVFPHLISRGNATLVLRSGDLKDRGTYRCHVTTSSGEHEAKVILKVEAPIRGLTLELSRLSGYEEMKCSVRNVFPPPRVTWATEPPTFEDLRPVTRMLANAQGLYTVDSRLRLLSGHPDLIYICKVITPYGGPAWTTSLREREIRGTQGRDLTIPCSAPFYLDRPSLEWSFSGGEDPSHILSYDSRSGHSVAAAAWSSHVELDGFRVPFGDGSLRLMDPRASEHTGSFTCRFSVPYNTHEERADVIIDGPEVERNTSDEPSYWWILGLVIAGLVVALAAMLAFLKLRGGSGGKHRNDPEEVTELQAVKDSTGDSHVTESTALHVTNGQSSLQT, from the exons ATGCGACCGTGACGTGCTTCGTCTCGGAGGAGTGCGTCCTGCCCTGCAGCTTCCCGCCCGGCAGCCAGGAGACCGTGGAGTGGTTCAGACAGGACGTGGTGGTCTACAAGTTTGAGCgggaagacgaagaagacgaagaagatgaCGAAGACGATGATGACGACAGCAAGAGCAGCAGCGAGGAGCACTTGGACTTCAAGCAGCTCTCCGGGCGTGCGTCGGTGTTTCCTCACCTGATTTCCCGGGGGAACGCCACCCTGGTCCTCCGGAGCGGGGACCTGAAGGACAGAGGCACGTACCGGTGTCACGTGACCACATCGAGCGGAGAGCACGAAGCCAAGGTTATCCTGAAGGTGGAAG cccctATCCGAGGTCTGACCCTGGAGCTGTCGAGGCTCAGCGGCTACGAGGAGATGAAGTGCAGCGTCCGTAACgtcttccctcctcctcgtGTCACCTGGGCGACTGAGCCGCCCACCTTCGAGGACCTGAGGCCGGTGACCCGCATGCTGGCCAACGCACAGGGCCTGTACACGGTGGACAGTCGTCTCCGGCTGCTGAGCGGACATCCTGACCTCATCTACATCTGTAAAGTCATCACTCCCTACGGGGGCCCAGCCTGGACCACCTCACTCAGAGAAAGAG AAATAAGAGGGACTCAAGGGAGGGATCTGACCATCCCCTGCTCCGCCCCTTTCTACCTGGACCGCCCCTCCCTGGAGTGGAGCTTCTCCGGCGGCGAGGACCCCTCCCACATCCTCAGCTACGACAGCCGGTCAGGGCACAGCGTGGCCGCGGCGGCGTGGAGCAGCCACGTGGAGCTGGACGGCTTCAGGGTCCCGTTCGGGGACGGCTCCCTGCGACTCATGGACCCCAGGGCCTCGGAGCACACGGGCAGCTTCACCTGCAGGTTCTCCGTCCCGTACAACACCCACGAGGAGCGAGCTGACGTCATCATCGACGGCCCTGAAG TTGAGAGGAACACATCCGACGAGCCGTCTTATTGGTGGATTCTGGGCCTGGTGATAGCCGGACTCGTCGTGGCGCTGGCAGCCATGTTGGCGTTCCTGAAGCTGAGAG GCGGCTCGGGGGGGAAGCACAGGAACGACCCCGAAGAGGTCACAGAGCTGCAGGCGGTCAAAG actcgACGGGCGACAGTCACGTGACCGAGAGCACGGCTCTCCACGTGACTAACGGACAGTCCAGCCTCCAGACCTGA